One genomic segment of Kiritimatiella glycovorans includes these proteins:
- a CDS encoding helix-turn-helix transcriptional regulator translates to MKIENTEQLGAAVRRRRKRMGITQKDLAMVCGTGLRFIVDLEKGKPTCQTGKALQVLKALGMGVDVESR, encoded by the coding sequence ATGAAGATAGAAAACACAGAGCAGTTGGGTGCGGCGGTGCGGCGTCGGCGCAAACGAATGGGGATCACGCAGAAGGATCTCGCCATGGTTTGCGGGACGGGTTTGCGATTCATCGTGGACCTGGAGAAGGGCAAGCCCACCTGTCAGACCGGGAAGGCGCTTCAGGTGCTCAAGGCGCTTGGAATGGGCGTCGACGTCGAATCCCGGTGA
- a CDS encoding type II toxin-antitoxin system HipA family toxin: MRRLFVYLNDEHVGALDQDDSGLLLFRYAPSWLNRPDAIPLSRSLPLREEPFRGKYARPFFAGVLPDETPRRRIASILGISERNDFAMLERIGGECAGAVRLLPDDAAARTEDAEALHKFGEDELKRVFAELPQRPLMAGKEGVRLSLAGAQGKLPVVVRGGSICLPLNNTASTHILKPEPESFRGLAANESFCMRLAGEAGLNVPPVEMRNTNGLPYLVIERFDRDEDKSGRVRRIHQEDFCQALGYPPEHKYQQEGGPLLRHGFELLRDWSTAPVLDVLELVDTMIFNAVIGNADAHGKNFSLLYRGHERRLAPAYDLVCTLAWPEISTRLAMNIGGCRTLTEIRPDHWRRMAEETGLAWPMLRERVARFATEIGEAACRLRENLSVRDPMIDRVAEIIASRADRMGSGRG, encoded by the coding sequence ATGCGTCGTCTTTTCGTTTACTTGAACGACGAGCACGTTGGGGCGCTGGATCAGGACGACAGCGGATTGTTGCTTTTCCGTTACGCTCCGTCGTGGCTGAATCGGCCGGATGCGATACCGCTCTCCCGCAGTCTTCCGCTGCGCGAGGAACCATTCCGCGGGAAATATGCACGACCCTTTTTTGCGGGCGTGCTTCCCGACGAGACTCCGCGCAGGCGTATCGCCTCGATCCTCGGGATCAGTGAGCGCAACGACTTCGCCATGCTCGAACGGATTGGCGGCGAGTGCGCGGGGGCGGTCAGGCTGCTTCCCGACGATGCCGCCGCCCGGACCGAGGATGCAGAGGCGCTGCATAAATTCGGCGAAGACGAACTGAAGCGTGTTTTTGCGGAACTGCCGCAGCGTCCCCTCATGGCGGGAAAAGAGGGTGTGAGGCTTTCGCTGGCGGGGGCTCAGGGGAAACTCCCGGTCGTCGTGCGTGGCGGATCGATCTGCCTTCCTCTGAACAACACCGCGAGCACGCATATCCTGAAACCGGAACCTGAAAGTTTCCGCGGATTAGCGGCGAATGAATCATTCTGCATGAGACTGGCGGGGGAGGCCGGATTGAACGTCCCGCCCGTTGAAATGAGGAACACGAACGGTCTTCCTTATCTCGTGATCGAACGCTTCGATCGAGATGAGGATAAAAGCGGCCGCGTGCGTCGCATACATCAGGAGGATTTCTGCCAGGCGCTGGGGTATCCGCCGGAACACAAGTATCAGCAGGAGGGCGGTCCGCTGCTCCGACATGGCTTCGAACTCCTGCGGGACTGGTCCACGGCACCCGTGCTGGATGTCCTGGAACTGGTCGATACGATGATCTTCAATGCGGTGATCGGCAACGCGGACGCCCACGGGAAGAATTTCTCCCTCCTCTATCGCGGACATGAACGGAGACTCGCCCCCGCCTACGACCTCGTCTGCACCCTGGCCTGGCCCGAAATCTCCACTCGGCTCGCGATGAATATCGGGGGGTGCCGCACACTCACGGAAATCAGGCCGGATCACTGGCGACGGATGGCCGAAGAAACCGGACTCGCCTGGCCGATGCTCCGGGAGCGCGTGGCCCGTTTCGCGACGGAGATCGGCGAGGCCGCCTGTAGATTGCGCGAGAATCTATCCGTCCGGGATCCCATGATCGACCGCGTGGCGGAGATCATCGCCTCCCGCGCGGACCGGATGGGTTCCGGGCGGGGATGA